In a genomic window of Plectropomus leopardus isolate mb chromosome 6, YSFRI_Pleo_2.0, whole genome shotgun sequence:
- the si:dkey-90l8.3 gene encoding LIM domain transcription factor LMO4-B: MVNSQASGVLPAPRSCAGCGGKIADRFLLFSMERYWHTRCLKCSCCQAQLGDIGTTCYSKGGMILCRSDYIRLFGHSGACSACGQSIPANEMVMRAQGNVYHLKCFSCATCRNRLMPGDRFHYINGTIFCEHDRPGAVLLNSHLPPLQSNSVLTDQKVC; the protein is encoded by the exons ATGGTGAACAGCCAAGCGTCAGGCGTACTGCCGGCCCCCAGGTCATGTGCAGGATGTGGGGGGAAGATTGCAGACCGCTTCCTGCTCTTCTCCATGGAGCGCTACTGGCACACTCGCTGCCTCAAGTGCTCTTGCTGCCAGGCCCAGCTGGGGGACATTGGCACCACCTGCTACAGCAAAGGGGGCATGATTCTGTGTCGGAGTGACTACATCAG actGTTCGGGCACAGCGGGGCTTGCAGCGCCTGCGGCCAATCGATCCCAGCCAACGAAATGGTGATGAGGGCGCAGGGAAATGTTTACCACCTCAAG TGTTTCAGCTGTGCCACCTGTAGAAACAGACTGATGCCTGGAGATCGTTTCCATTACATCAACGGTACAATCTTCTGTGAGCACGACAGACCCGGCGCCGTCTTGCTCAACAGCCACCTGCCTCCACTTCAGAGCAACTCTGTGCTGACGGACCAGAAG GTATGCTGA